The following proteins are encoded in a genomic region of Actinomadura sp. NAK00032:
- a CDS encoding FAD-dependent oxidoreductase, which produces MSDSVSDVVIAGAGPYGLSTAAHLQNLGLDVRIVGEPMRFWEAGMPEGMFLKSEPFASNLGAPQPGLRFTDRHPDWRLGQPIPLDTFIEYGRWFAAAAVPQRPDDRDAQVVNVERGGAGGYAVTLSTGETIAARAVVLAVGVGPFAHLPDELAGMPSWLVSHSSAHRDLALFAGKEVAVIGAGQSALETAVLLADAGAHPHVIARRPRLDWNTVPEEHRSARDRLLGGPRSGLGTGYRTWLWAERPGLVRYLPEGTRRRIVRETLPPAGSWWLRDRLDDRVRVSTGRRLAKAVEQEDGIALTTVDRRGRRQVTEVEHVLAATGFVPDVGRLGMLAPALRGAVATRYGAPVLSRDFEASTPGLYFAGLAAAPTFGPVMRFVHGAAFTAGRISRHIVRRAPRVLPPASRRPDVLESDTSHR; this is translated from the coding sequence ATGAGCGACTCGGTCAGCGACGTCGTGATCGCCGGCGCCGGGCCCTACGGCCTGTCGACCGCCGCGCACCTGCAGAACCTCGGGCTCGACGTCCGGATCGTCGGCGAGCCGATGCGGTTCTGGGAGGCGGGCATGCCCGAGGGCATGTTCCTGAAATCGGAGCCGTTCGCGTCCAACCTGGGGGCGCCGCAGCCGGGCCTGCGGTTCACCGACCGCCATCCGGACTGGCGGCTCGGCCAGCCGATCCCGCTGGACACCTTCATCGAGTACGGCCGCTGGTTCGCCGCGGCGGCCGTCCCGCAGCGCCCCGACGACCGGGACGCGCAGGTCGTGAACGTCGAGCGGGGCGGCGCGGGCGGCTACGCCGTCACGCTGTCCACCGGCGAGACGATCGCGGCGCGGGCCGTGGTGCTCGCGGTCGGCGTCGGCCCGTTCGCGCACCTGCCGGACGAGCTGGCGGGCATGCCGTCCTGGCTCGTCTCGCACAGCAGCGCCCACCGCGACCTCGCCCTGTTCGCCGGCAAGGAGGTCGCCGTCATCGGCGCCGGGCAGTCGGCCCTGGAGACGGCGGTGCTGCTGGCCGACGCCGGCGCGCACCCGCACGTCATCGCCCGGCGGCCCCGGCTCGACTGGAACACCGTCCCCGAGGAGCACCGGTCGGCGCGCGACCGGCTGCTCGGCGGCCCCCGCTCCGGCCTCGGCACCGGCTACCGCACCTGGCTGTGGGCCGAGCGGCCCGGCCTCGTGCGCTACCTGCCGGAGGGGACGCGGCGCCGGATCGTCCGCGAGACGCTGCCGCCGGCCGGGTCCTGGTGGCTGCGCGACCGGCTGGACGACCGGGTCCGCGTCTCGACGGGCCGCCGCCTGGCGAAGGCGGTGGAGCAGGAGGACGGCATCGCGCTCACCACCGTCGACCGCCGCGGCCGCCGCCAGGTCACCGAGGTCGAGCACGTCCTCGCCGCCACCGGGTTCGTGCCCGACGTCGGCCGCCTCGGCATGCTCGCCCCGGCGCTGCGCGGCGCCGTCGCCACCCGCTACGGCGCCCCCGTCCTCAGCCGGGACTTCGAGGCGTCCACCCCGGGCCTGTACTTCGCCGGCCTGGCCGCGGCCCCGACGTTCGGGCCCGTCATGCGCTTCGTGCACGGCGCCGCCTTCACCGCGGGCCGCATCTCGCGGCACATCGTCCGCCGGGCCCCGCGCGTGCTCCCGCCCGCGTCCCGCCGGCCGGACGTCCTCGAATCGGACACGTCCCACCGCTGA
- a CDS encoding chaplin family protein, whose product MRMWARNTSRAALVAAGAVAIGAAFGSGAAIADTTAPDGGPAAAGAWQAPAERAAAARYGGGGGDMKTSGTFSIGGGNQVFAPITLPIDVCGNSIAIVGLSRAQCKGGASVSSGGHGHHGYRTAEPAWGGGGWDGGGGHGGMETSGNFSILGGNQVYAPITAPVSVCGNSVAIVGISEAQCKGGASVERGGKPPKMRTSGNFSILGGNQVFAPITAPISVCGNSIAVIGISQAQCKGGAFVGDGGEELPPTLRTPPVKKKHKKPYKPSKHRPAAKHKKLPSTLRPANSRMAGPIPGSEGGDSLGPVKRAINTLKKFVPLPGVDVSPGEVGPKLPTDGEMPVRVGTPVLH is encoded by the coding sequence ATGCGCATGTGGGCACGCAACACGAGCCGCGCGGCCCTGGTGGCCGCGGGCGCCGTCGCGATCGGGGCCGCCTTCGGCTCCGGCGCGGCCATCGCCGACACGACCGCGCCGGACGGCGGCCCCGCCGCCGCGGGCGCGTGGCAGGCCCCGGCCGAGCGCGCCGCCGCGGCCCGGTACGGCGGCGGGGGCGGTGACATGAAGACCTCGGGCACCTTCTCGATCGGCGGTGGCAACCAGGTCTTCGCGCCGATCACCCTTCCGATCGACGTCTGCGGCAACTCGATCGCGATCGTCGGGCTGAGCCGGGCGCAGTGCAAGGGCGGCGCGAGCGTCTCGTCCGGGGGCCACGGGCACCACGGCTACCGGACGGCCGAGCCCGCCTGGGGCGGCGGCGGCTGGGACGGCGGAGGCGGCCACGGGGGCATGGAGACCTCCGGCAACTTCAGCATCCTCGGCGGCAACCAGGTCTACGCGCCGATCACCGCTCCGGTGAGCGTGTGCGGGAACTCGGTCGCGATCGTCGGGATCTCGGAGGCGCAGTGCAAGGGCGGCGCGTCCGTCGAGCGCGGCGGCAAGCCCCCGAAGATGCGGACCTCGGGCAACTTCAGCATCCTCGGCGGCAACCAGGTGTTCGCGCCGATCACCGCGCCGATCAGCGTCTGCGGGAACTCCATCGCGGTCATCGGGATCTCCCAGGCGCAGTGCAAGGGCGGCGCGTTCGTCGGGGACGGCGGCGAGGAGCTGCCGCCCACGCTGCGGACGCCGCCCGTGAAGAAGAAGCACAAGAAGCCGTACAAGCCGTCCAAGCACCGTCCGGCGGCCAAGCACAAGAAGCTGCCCTCGACGCTGCGTCCGGCCAACTCCCGCATGGCGGGACCGATCCCCGGCTCGGAGGGCGGGGACAGCCTGGGCCCGGTGAAGAGGGCCATCAACACGCTGAAGAAGTTCGTCCCGCTGCCGGGAGTGGACGTCTCGCCGGGCGAGGTCGGGCCGAAGCTGCCGACCGACGGCGAGATGCCGGTCCGGGTCGGCACGCCGGTCCTGCACTGA
- a CDS encoding class E sortase — protein MLDRESFGAVAVAVCCGASVLGVSQMPAQARAQVQAQATAQAAPARAASAVARARPKRGALIGQIRIKRMRLKAPVREGVGQAVLRRAVGHYPGTGLPGRDGNTVLLGHRTTWRHPFNKLDRMRRGDRIVLRVGRVTYVYKVRTKRVIKPRDRRVLEPVPFKRASAPNGQYLTLITCTPKGSDARRLVVVGTLQSKR, from the coding sequence ATGCTCGACCGAGAATCGTTCGGCGCGGTGGCCGTCGCCGTGTGCTGCGGCGCGTCCGTGCTGGGCGTCTCCCAGATGCCCGCGCAGGCCCGGGCCCAGGTGCAGGCGCAGGCGACCGCCCAGGCGGCGCCCGCGCGCGCCGCGTCGGCGGTGGCCCGTGCGCGCCCGAAGCGGGGCGCGCTGATCGGGCAGATCCGGATCAAGCGGATGCGGCTGAAGGCGCCGGTCCGGGAGGGCGTCGGCCAGGCGGTCCTGCGCCGCGCCGTCGGGCACTACCCGGGGACCGGCCTTCCGGGCCGCGACGGCAACACGGTGCTGCTCGGCCACCGGACGACCTGGCGGCACCCGTTCAACAAGCTCGACCGGATGCGGCGCGGCGACCGGATCGTCCTGCGCGTGGGCCGCGTGACCTACGTGTACAAGGTGCGCACCAAGCGCGTCATCAAGCCGCGCGACCGGCGCGTCCTGGAGCCGGTGCCGTTCAAGCGGGCCAGCGCCCCGAACGGGCAGTACCTCACGCTCATCACCTGCACGCCCAAGGGCTCGGACGCCCGCCGGCTCGTCGTCGTGGGCACGCTCCAGTCGAAGCGCTGA
- a CDS encoding matrixin family metalloprotease: MRDFPRAALRAGAAAAAAALAGTGFTGTLLTGTALAEPRRAPAWCKPGGTLSARTMPQRVKIADCDLRGRAVRGANGLTAVVPSDGTSLVAHALRTDGGAELRIRVDERAGLVTIGTRGGRAPHGRPRAFRAPASACADGAHRAGPSKWRKGTAVQWHYYAGTAGLPRGPIATGVSNMVNAHTDCNGGRFAPLPDVGARYAGQGNRPPNVTSAAACAKRDRVNTFGWLSLQSAENDVLAATCTWHLGSTTVETDMALQVRGKKWWTSGTCPAGAYSAEAVATHEAGHVFGLTHVEGIEHENLTMAPALASCDTSPTTLGKGDYDGLIALYGGR; this comes from the coding sequence ATGCGCGACTTTCCACGGGCGGCCCTGAGGGCGGGGGCCGCAGCGGCCGCCGCCGCGCTCGCCGGCACGGGCTTCACCGGCACGTTGCTCACCGGCACGGCCCTCGCCGAACCGCGGCGGGCGCCCGCGTGGTGCAAGCCCGGCGGGACACTGTCCGCCCGCACGATGCCGCAGCGGGTGAAGATCGCCGACTGCGATCTGCGCGGCCGTGCGGTGCGCGGCGCGAACGGGCTCACCGCGGTCGTCCCGTCCGACGGGACCTCGCTGGTCGCGCACGCGCTGCGCACCGACGGCGGCGCCGAGCTGCGCATCCGGGTGGACGAGCGGGCCGGCCTGGTCACCATCGGGACGCGCGGCGGGCGGGCGCCGCACGGCCGGCCGCGCGCCTTCCGGGCGCCGGCGTCGGCCTGCGCGGACGGCGCCCACCGCGCCGGGCCGAGCAAGTGGCGGAAGGGCACCGCCGTCCAGTGGCACTACTACGCGGGCACGGCCGGGCTGCCCAGGGGGCCCATAGCGACGGGCGTGTCCAACATGGTGAACGCCCATACCGACTGCAACGGCGGCCGCTTCGCGCCCCTGCCGGACGTGGGTGCGCGCTACGCCGGGCAGGGGAACCGGCCGCCGAACGTGACCAGCGCCGCCGCCTGCGCGAAACGGGACCGCGTCAACACCTTCGGCTGGCTGTCCTTGCAGAGCGCGGAGAACGACGTCCTCGCCGCCACCTGCACCTGGCACCTCGGGTCGACGACGGTCGAGACCGACATGGCGCTGCAGGTGCGCGGCAAGAAGTGGTGGACGAGCGGGACGTGCCCGGCGGGCGCCTACTCCGCCGAGGCGGTCGCCACGCACGAGGCGGGCCATGTCTTCGGCCTGACCCACGTCGAGGGCATCGAGCACGAGAACCTCACCATGGCGCCGGCCCTCGCCTCCTGCGACACCAGTCCCACCACCCTCGGCAAGGGCGACTACGACGGCCTGATCGCCCTCTACGGCGGACGGTGA
- a CDS encoding DUF2382 domain-containing protein — protein MQTQTQVRELMGMSVTDTHGTKVGTIKQVYLNDDSGSPEWVTVHTGWFGMRESFVPLSGARKNQDMLQVPYDKETIKGAPNVDADEHLSHAQIVDLYRHYGVRPPGGRREGREGEDAARTAGERGLTSEGRTGTSGTTGSGGPAAAAGTAGAAGTAGAAGMAVRPDKDKDRDKDRDKEARGQTTMPPQSAREGAEAPMTEITRSEEQMRIATERHEAGRVHVHKYVDTEMVERTIPVSHEEVRIDREPIVGGEADPKITIAEGDHEIILYEERPVIAKETVPVERVHVRTERVQDEQTVRGELRKERIEVTRDEGMRSEGGKGERGTGRGERGRPST, from the coding sequence GTGCAGACGCAGACACAGGTGCGGGAACTGATGGGCATGAGCGTGACCGACACCCACGGGACCAAGGTCGGCACGATCAAACAGGTCTACCTCAACGACGACTCCGGCTCCCCGGAGTGGGTGACCGTGCACACCGGATGGTTCGGCATGCGGGAGAGCTTCGTCCCGCTGTCCGGCGCGCGGAAGAACCAGGACATGCTGCAGGTCCCGTACGACAAGGAGACCATCAAGGGCGCTCCGAACGTCGACGCGGACGAGCACCTGTCGCACGCGCAGATCGTGGACCTCTACCGCCACTACGGCGTACGTCCCCCGGGCGGGCGCCGCGAGGGCCGCGAGGGCGAGGACGCGGCCAGGACGGCCGGTGAGCGCGGGCTGACCAGCGAGGGCAGGACCGGCACGTCCGGCACGACCGGGTCCGGCGGGCCGGCCGCCGCGGCGGGCACCGCCGGGGCCGCGGGCACGGCGGGCGCCGCCGGCATGGCCGTCCGGCCCGACAAGGACAAGGACCGGGACAAGGACCGGGACAAGGAGGCGCGCGGGCAGACCACCATGCCGCCGCAGTCGGCGCGCGAGGGCGCCGAGGCCCCGATGACCGAGATCACCCGGTCGGAGGAGCAGATGCGCATCGCCACCGAGCGGCACGAGGCCGGCCGCGTCCACGTGCACAAGTACGTGGACACGGAGATGGTCGAGCGCACGATCCCGGTCTCGCACGAGGAGGTCAGGATCGACCGCGAGCCGATCGTGGGCGGCGAGGCGGACCCGAAGATCACCATCGCCGAGGGCGACCACGAGATCATCCTCTACGAGGAGCGCCCGGTCATCGCCAAGGAGACCGTCCCGGTCGAGCGCGTGCACGTCCGCACCGAGCGGGTGCAGGACGAGCAGACGGTGCGCGGCGAGCTCCGCAAGGAGCGCATCGAGGTCACCCGCGACGAGGGCATGCGCTCCGAGGGCGGCAAGGGCGAGCGGGGGACCGGCCGCGGGGAGCGCGGCCGCCCGTCCACGTGA
- a CDS encoding glycoside hydrolase family 3 N-terminal domain-containing protein: MRHPHSRVIATRIGRSLVALATIAALPSAIAAQPAQADGPPAYLNARLSTSARVSDLLGRMTLEEKVGQMTQAERGAIDGDRDQITALALGSVLSGGGSVPADNTPSGWADMVDAYQSKALATRLKIPLLYGVDSVHGHNNLVGATVFPHNIGLGATRDPRLVKEAEQITAVETKATGPQWVFAPCVCVSRDLRWGRTYESFGEDPRLVKEMAVAIEGFQGRHKRDMATNRHVLATAKHFAGDGDTVFGSSTSGTYTIDQGVTVTDRKTFAKIDLSPYVTAVHRYGVGSIMPSFSSVDWTEDGVGNPVKMSAHKELLTDVLKKKIGFDGFLISDWEAIHQIPGDYATQVRTSVNAGMDMFMEPYSAPQFVQTLIAEVKAGRVPMARIDDAVRRILTAKFEMGLFEHPYTDRGLAPSIGSPRHRAVAREAVAKSQVLLKNSRRALPLRGNERIYVAGVNADDMGNQAGGWTVTWQGSSGDIIPGTTILEGIKQNSSHVTYSADASAPMSGNDVGIVVVGETPYAEGVGDVGNGHTLNLSDADKANIDKVCAAIRTCVVLDVAGRPQIVTDQLSAMDAFVMSWLPGSEGAGVADVLFGKRPFTGRLPVTWPRSEAQEPINIGDRAYRPLFPYGYGLRTRTGHHH, from the coding sequence TTGCGACACCCCCACAGCCGCGTCATCGCCACCCGGATCGGGCGATCACTGGTCGCGCTCGCGACCATCGCCGCCCTCCCGTCCGCCATCGCGGCGCAGCCCGCGCAGGCCGACGGGCCCCCGGCCTACCTCAACGCCCGCCTCTCCACCTCCGCCCGGGTGAGCGACCTGCTCGGCCGGATGACGCTGGAGGAGAAGGTCGGCCAGATGACCCAGGCCGAGCGCGGCGCCATCGACGGCGACCGCGACCAGATCACCGCGCTGGCACTGGGCTCGGTGCTCTCGGGCGGCGGGTCGGTGCCGGCCGACAACACCCCGTCCGGCTGGGCGGACATGGTGGACGCCTACCAGTCGAAGGCGCTCGCCACCCGGCTGAAGATCCCGCTGCTGTACGGGGTCGACTCGGTGCACGGCCACAACAACCTCGTCGGCGCGACGGTCTTCCCGCACAACATCGGGCTGGGCGCGACCCGCGATCCCCGGCTCGTCAAGGAGGCGGAGCAGATCACGGCCGTCGAGACCAAGGCGACCGGCCCGCAGTGGGTGTTCGCGCCGTGCGTCTGCGTCAGCCGCGACCTCCGCTGGGGCCGGACGTACGAGTCCTTCGGCGAGGACCCGCGGCTGGTGAAGGAGATGGCGGTCGCCATCGAGGGCTTCCAGGGCCGCCATAAGCGCGACATGGCCACGAACCGGCACGTCCTGGCGACGGCGAAGCACTTCGCGGGCGACGGCGACACGGTGTTCGGCTCGTCCACCAGCGGGACGTACACGATCGACCAGGGCGTCACCGTCACCGACCGGAAGACGTTCGCGAAGATCGACCTGTCGCCTTACGTCACCGCCGTCCACAGGTACGGCGTCGGCAGCATCATGCCGTCGTTCTCCAGCGTCGACTGGACGGAGGACGGCGTCGGCAACCCGGTCAAGATGAGCGCGCACAAGGAGCTGCTCACCGACGTCCTCAAGAAGAAGATCGGCTTCGACGGGTTCCTGATCAGCGACTGGGAGGCCATCCACCAGATCCCGGGCGACTACGCGACGCAGGTCCGGACGTCGGTCAACGCCGGCATGGACATGTTCATGGAGCCCTACAGCGCCCCGCAGTTCGTCCAGACGCTGATCGCCGAGGTGAAGGCGGGACGCGTGCCGATGGCGCGCATCGACGACGCCGTCCGGCGCATCCTCACCGCGAAGTTCGAGATGGGGCTGTTCGAGCACCCCTACACCGACCGCGGCCTGGCCCCGTCGATCGGCTCGCCGCGGCACCGGGCGGTCGCGCGGGAGGCCGTCGCGAAGTCGCAGGTCCTGCTGAAGAACTCGCGGCGCGCGCTGCCGCTGCGCGGGAACGAGCGGATCTACGTGGCGGGCGTGAACGCCGACGACATGGGCAACCAGGCGGGCGGCTGGACGGTCACCTGGCAGGGGTCGTCCGGTGACATCATCCCCGGCACCACGATCCTGGAGGGCATCAAGCAGAACTCGTCCCACGTCACCTACAGCGCGGACGCGTCGGCGCCGATGTCCGGCAATGACGTCGGCATCGTCGTGGTGGGCGAGACCCCGTACGCGGAGGGCGTCGGCGACGTCGGCAACGGGCACACGCTGAACCTGTCGGACGCCGACAAGGCCAACATCGACAAGGTGTGCGCCGCGATCCGGACCTGCGTCGTCCTCGACGTCGCGGGACGGCCGCAGATCGTCACCGACCAGTTGTCCGCGATGGACGCGTTCGTCATGTCCTGGCTGCCGGGCAGCGAGGGCGCGGGGGTCGCGGACGTCCTGTTCGGCAAGCGTCCCTTCACCGGCCGCCTGCCGGTGACGTGGCCGCGCAGCGAGGCCCAGGAGCCGATCAACATCGGCGACCGCGCGTACCGGCCGCTGTTCCCCTACGGCTACGGCCTCCGCACCCGTACGGGGCACCACCACTGA
- a CDS encoding patatin-like phospholipase family protein, which yields MDGEPRTAFVLGGGGVLGAHEVGMLRALAESGVRPDLVVGTSIGALNGVFVAAEPDTAVERLTALWSDDSVREVFGSRVWSRLWTLARSGTHLHSNEPLRRMLDELLPARTFEELEIPFQCVAAGIETAMAHWFTSGPLPPAVLASCAAPGLLPPVRIEDRHYFDGGLVHSIPVGRAVMLGATTVYVLHVGRIERDLPPPRRPWEVGLVAFEIARRHRFFEEMATLPDGLAVHVLPAGGTPKKAGVDLAQMRYRNVSGIRAHIERAYQASLEYLKERA from the coding sequence GTGGACGGGGAGCCGCGGACGGCGTTCGTGCTCGGCGGCGGCGGCGTCCTCGGCGCGCACGAGGTCGGCATGCTGCGGGCGCTCGCGGAGAGCGGCGTCCGGCCGGACCTCGTCGTCGGGACGTCCATCGGCGCGCTGAACGGCGTGTTCGTCGCGGCGGAGCCGGACACGGCCGTCGAACGCCTCACCGCCCTGTGGTCGGACGACTCCGTCCGCGAGGTGTTCGGCTCGCGGGTGTGGTCGCGGCTGTGGACGCTCGCCCGCTCCGGCACCCACCTGCACTCCAACGAGCCGCTGCGCCGCATGCTGGACGAACTGCTCCCCGCCCGGACGTTCGAGGAACTGGAGATCCCGTTCCAGTGCGTCGCCGCGGGGATCGAGACGGCGATGGCGCACTGGTTCACGTCCGGGCCGCTGCCGCCCGCCGTGCTGGCCTCCTGCGCCGCGCCCGGCCTGCTGCCGCCCGTCCGGATCGAGGACCGGCACTACTTCGACGGCGGGCTCGTCCACAGCATCCCGGTCGGCCGGGCCGTGATGCTCGGCGCGACCACGGTCTACGTCCTGCACGTCGGGCGCATCGAGCGGGACCTGCCGCCGCCGCGCCGCCCGTGGGAGGTCGGCCTGGTCGCGTTCGAGATCGCGCGCCGGCACCGGTTCTTCGAGGAGATGGCGACCCTGCCGGACGGGCTGGCGGTGCACGTGCTGCCGGCGGGCGGGACACCGAAGAAGGCCGGTGTCGACCTCGCCCAGATGCGCTACAGGAACGTGTCCGGGATACGGGCTCACATCGAACGCGCCTACCAGGCATCCTTGGAGTACCTCAAAGAACGAGCGTGA
- a CDS encoding 1-acyl-sn-glycerol-3-phosphate acyltransferase — protein MPPVPLRRLLFTPLLFALTLLVVVLFPVAFAVTSLTGRGRWRARRLLWFALAWGTRESAAVLACGLLWLRRRTRDDRHYDVIRRYVAGLYGTAQRHLGLRVEITGEGAEPPGDRPLIVLSRHAGPGDALLLVHHLLTDYRRRPRVVMKAQLQLDPCIDIAANRMPNVFVTPGGGAVDDIGRLAAGLGPRDALLIFPEGGNFSPARRRRAIRRLARLHRTDEAARAAAMPNLMPPRPGGVLAALDAAPDADVVFVAHTGLDDMATVGDIWRRIPLTAPVHARWWRIPAEDVPDGRDARVDWLYREWERADAWIGENRAPAPG, from the coding sequence ATGCCTCCCGTCCCCCTCCGCCGCCTCCTCTTCACGCCGCTGCTGTTCGCCTTGACCCTGCTGGTCGTCGTCCTGTTCCCGGTCGCCTTCGCGGTGACCTCGCTGACCGGACGGGGCCGGTGGCGGGCGCGCCGGCTGCTGTGGTTCGCGCTCGCCTGGGGCACCCGCGAGTCGGCCGCCGTGCTGGCGTGCGGCCTGCTGTGGCTCCGCCGCCGGACCCGCGACGACCGGCACTACGACGTCATCCGCCGCTACGTCGCGGGCCTGTACGGGACGGCCCAGCGGCACCTCGGCCTGCGCGTGGAGATCACCGGCGAGGGGGCGGAGCCGCCCGGCGACCGGCCGCTGATCGTGCTCAGCCGGCACGCCGGGCCCGGTGACGCGCTGCTGCTCGTCCACCACCTGCTGACCGACTACCGGCGGCGGCCCCGCGTGGTCATGAAGGCGCAGCTCCAGCTCGACCCGTGCATCGACATCGCCGCGAACCGCATGCCGAACGTGTTCGTCACCCCCGGCGGCGGCGCCGTCGACGACATCGGCCGGCTCGCCGCCGGGCTCGGCCCGCGCGACGCGCTGCTGATCTTCCCGGAGGGCGGCAACTTCTCCCCGGCGCGGCGGCGCCGCGCGATCCGGCGGCTGGCCCGGCTCCACCGCACGGACGAGGCCGCCCGCGCCGCCGCGATGCCCAACCTGATGCCGCCCCGGCCCGGCGGCGTGCTGGCCGCGCTCGACGCCGCACCGGACGCCGACGTGGTGTTCGTCGCGCACACCGGCCTCGACGACATGGCCACGGTCGGCGACATCTGGCGGCGCATCCCGCTCACCGCCCCCGTCCACGCCCGCTGGTGGCGGATCCCCGCCGAGGACGTCCCGGACGGCCGGGACGCCCGCGTCGACTGGCTGTACCGGGAGTGGGAGCGCGCCGACGCCTGGATCGGCGAGAACCGGGCACCCGCGCCCGGGTGA
- a CDS encoding RNA-binding S4 domain-containing protein, with protein MGEEGSVRVDLWIWSVRLLKTRSMATTACRAGHVRVNDERAKPSTTVKAGDTVRLRHDGRERVVVVQKIVRKRVGAPAAAECLIDQSPPPPPREALIPVGRRERGAGRPTKRDRRELERVLDRYRTLNSPPPRDDD; from the coding sequence ATGGGCGAAGAGGGGTCCGTGCGGGTCGATCTGTGGATCTGGTCCGTGCGGCTGCTGAAGACCCGCTCGATGGCGACGACGGCGTGCAGGGCGGGCCATGTCCGCGTGAACGACGAGCGCGCCAAGCCGTCCACGACGGTGAAGGCCGGCGACACGGTGCGGCTCCGCCATGACGGGCGGGAGCGCGTCGTCGTGGTGCAGAAGATCGTCCGCAAGCGGGTCGGTGCGCCCGCCGCGGCGGAGTGCCTGATCGACCAGAGCCCGCCTCCGCCGCCGCGCGAGGCGCTCATCCCGGTCGGCCGCCGCGAGCGCGGCGCGGGCCGTCCGACCAAGCGCGACCGGCGCGAGCTGGAGCGCGTCCTCGACCGCTACCGCACGCTGAACAGCCCGCCGCCCCGCGACGACGACTGA
- a CDS encoding arylsulfotransferase family protein, producing the protein MSVTRRGFLATALVGGAALLSGAGAGRPPKAAEPAAQDRYLTLPDVPPPGLKARRLGRTAAGLLFLAPFRGTDTADALIVDDAGEPVWIYQSEQLVTDVRVQEYEGAPVLTFWEGERRTGGHGAGTGVVLGADYRRVAEVRAGDGVSGDLHEFALTDRGTALVIAYPEVTADLRPIGGPRRGRVLDGRVQEIDVRTGEVLLDWSALDHIGIAETRTPLTRDTNGTPGKVFDPIHVNSVQDDGEALLISARNTCAVYSIDRRTGAVRWRLGGRRGDFAFGAGAAFAWQHDARRQPDGTITLFDNHITDVGDGPSRGIVLRVDEAGRRASLVREYADGTTYGQYMGNLQTLPDGNALVGWGSTPAMTEFAADGTPVLEITGIGDGSYRAYRAAWEGRPADRPAVAVAPLPGDRMRVHASWNGATAVAAWRFRTGSDARPVVSRTVKRTGFETAVTLARSPNVTAEALDARGTVLARSEPRVV; encoded by the coding sequence ATGAGCGTGACACGTCGCGGTTTCCTTGCAACGGCGCTGGTCGGAGGGGCCGCGCTCCTCAGCGGCGCCGGGGCGGGACGCCCGCCGAAGGCGGCGGAGCCCGCGGCGCAGGACCGCTACCTCACCCTCCCCGACGTCCCGCCGCCCGGCCTGAAGGCGCGGCGCCTCGGGCGCACCGCGGCCGGGCTGCTGTTCCTCGCCCCGTTCCGCGGCACCGACACCGCCGACGCGCTCATCGTCGACGACGCGGGCGAACCGGTCTGGATCTACCAGTCCGAGCAGTTGGTCACCGATGTCCGCGTGCAGGAGTACGAGGGCGCGCCCGTCCTCACCTTCTGGGAGGGCGAGCGCCGGACGGGCGGCCACGGCGCCGGCACCGGGGTGGTCCTCGGCGCCGACTACCGGCGGGTCGCCGAGGTCCGGGCGGGCGACGGGGTCTCCGGCGACCTGCACGAGTTCGCGCTCACCGACCGCGGGACGGCGCTGGTCATCGCCTATCCGGAGGTCACCGCCGACCTGCGCCCGATCGGCGGCCCGCGCCGGGGCCGCGTCCTGGACGGGCGGGTCCAGGAGATCGACGTCCGCACGGGCGAGGTGCTGCTCGACTGGAGCGCGCTCGACCACATCGGCATCGCCGAGACCCGGACGCCGCTGACCAGGGACACGAACGGCACCCCGGGCAAGGTGTTCGACCCGATCCACGTCAACTCCGTGCAGGACGACGGCGAGGCCCTGCTGATCTCGGCCCGCAACACCTGCGCGGTCTACTCGATCGACCGGCGCACCGGCGCCGTCCGGTGGCGGCTCGGCGGCCGGCGCGGCGACTTCGCGTTCGGGGCCGGCGCGGCCTTCGCCTGGCAGCACGACGCCCGCCGGCAGCCGGACGGGACGATCACGCTGTTCGACAACCACATCACCGATGTCGGCGACGGCCCGTCGCGCGGCATCGTGCTCCGGGTGGACGAGGCGGGCCGGCGGGCGTCGCTCGTCCGCGAGTACGCCGACGGCACGACCTACGGGCAGTACATGGGCAACCTGCAGACGCTTCCGGACGGGAACGCGCTGGTCGGCTGGGGGTCGACGCCCGCGATGACGGAGTTCGCCGCCGACGGGACGCCCGTCCTGGAGATCACCGGGATCGGCGACGGCTCGTACCGCGCCTACCGCGCCGCCTGGGAGGGCCGGCCCGCGGACCGGCCCGCCGTCGCGGTGGCGCCGCTGCCGGGCGACCGGATGCGGGTCCACGCGAGCTGGAACGGCGCGACCGCCGTGGCCGCGTGGCGCTTCCGCACCGGCTCCGACGCCCGTCCCGTCGTGTCGCGGACGGTCAAGCGCACCGGCTTCGAGACCGCCGTGACGCTCGCGCGCTCCCCCAACGTCACCGCCGAGGCGCTGGACGCCCGCGGCACCGTCCTCGCCCGCTCCGAGCCGCGCGTCGTCTGA